A single region of the Neotabrizicola shimadae genome encodes:
- a CDS encoding RlmE family RNA methyltransferase, producing MTTGKEKGTSGRGQRELRVRVKTAKGRKLSSTLWLERQLNDPYVQRAKREGYRGRAAYKILELDDKYGFLRPGARVVDLGCAPGGWCQVAVARVNALGDNPKKPVGRVLGVDLQEVEPIAGAEIHQLDFLSDEADEKVKGWLGGRADVVMSDMAAAASGHKGTDHLRIIALVEAALAFAFDVLEDDGTFVAKVLAGGAENEMQALLKRNFRKVANVKPPASRSDSSEKFVVAMGFRGRQHQGGEDELSGD from the coding sequence ATGACGACTGGCAAGGAAAAAGGCACCTCCGGGCGCGGGCAACGCGAGCTTCGGGTGCGGGTGAAGACAGCGAAGGGGCGCAAGCTTTCGTCGACCCTATGGCTGGAGCGGCAGTTGAACGATCCTTATGTCCAACGCGCCAAGCGTGAAGGCTACCGGGGTCGAGCGGCCTACAAGATTTTGGAACTGGACGACAAGTACGGATTCCTGAGGCCCGGCGCCCGTGTGGTTGATCTTGGCTGCGCGCCGGGTGGCTGGTGCCAGGTGGCGGTGGCTCGCGTAAACGCTCTTGGCGACAACCCCAAGAAGCCGGTCGGACGAGTTCTGGGCGTGGATCTGCAAGAGGTGGAGCCGATTGCGGGGGCGGAGATTCATCAGCTGGATTTTCTGTCCGATGAGGCGGACGAGAAGGTGAAGGGGTGGCTTGGCGGTCGGGCCGACGTGGTGATGTCGGACATGGCCGCGGCGGCCTCGGGCCACAAAGGCACGGACCACCTGCGCATCATTGCCCTGGTCGAGGCGGCGCTGGCATTCGCCTTCGACGTGCTGGAAGACGACGGGACCTTCGTTGCGAAGGTGCTGGCAGGAGGCGCAGAGAACGAGATGCAGGCTCTTCTGAAGCGGAACTTCCGCAAGGTGGCCAATGTGAAGCCGCCGGCAAGCCGGTCTGACAGTTCCGAGAAGTTCGTGGTGGCGATGGGGTTCCGAGGCCGCCAGCATCAGGGTGGAGAGGACGAACTGTCCGGGGATTGA
- a CDS encoding Ppx/GppA phosphatase family protein has translation MTPVRPLGGDAKAEPVEMPEGVSRTVEPSSPLSPAAGHLYAALDLGTNSCRMLIAQPKGSQFLVVDSFSKTVQLGAGLEASGRLSRASMGRTVQALRICQKKIEKHNVRRMRLVATEACRRARNARDFIRQVRRETGLQLEIIAPEEEARLAVISCAPLVSPKTEQLLVVDIGGGSTELVWIDLSGVDPEDRPRSIMQLHRGFYEQGEKLARVVDWISVPLGVATLKDQFADVEDDAARFALMSWFFEEQLANFSPYNAKQAREGFQIVGTSGTVTTVAASFLGLRRYDRTKVDGLVMTSDQIDTVIRDYLALGPEGRRTDPRIGRDRHALIMSGAAILQAMMRIWPTDRLSVADRGLREGLLYAQMSADGVLEDGPYA, from the coding sequence ATGACGCCCGTGCGTCCCCTGGGGGGGGACGCGAAAGCCGAGCCGGTCGAGATGCCCGAGGGCGTTTCCCGGACGGTCGAACCGTCATCCCCCCTTAGCCCTGCGGCGGGGCATCTTTACGCCGCACTTGATCTCGGCACGAACAGTTGCCGGATGCTGATTGCCCAGCCAAAGGGCAGCCAGTTTTTGGTTGTGGACAGCTTTTCCAAGACCGTCCAGTTGGGCGCCGGGCTGGAGGCTTCGGGACGTCTGAGCCGGGCATCGATGGGGCGCACGGTTCAGGCGCTTAGGATCTGCCAGAAGAAGATCGAGAAGCACAATGTTCGCCGGATGCGTCTGGTGGCCACGGAAGCGTGTCGTCGGGCGCGCAATGCCCGTGACTTCATCCGTCAGGTGCGGCGCGAAACAGGGCTACAGCTGGAAATCATCGCCCCTGAGGAGGAGGCGCGGCTGGCCGTGATCTCTTGCGCGCCACTTGTCAGCCCGAAGACGGAACAACTTCTGGTGGTGGATATCGGCGGCGGGTCGACCGAACTGGTCTGGATCGACCTCTCCGGTGTCGATCCCGAGGACCGTCCGCGGTCGATCATGCAGCTGCACCGGGGCTTTTACGAGCAGGGCGAAAAGCTGGCGCGGGTGGTCGACTGGATTTCAGTGCCGCTTGGCGTGGCGACGCTGAAGGACCAGTTTGCCGATGTCGAGGACGATGCCGCGCGCTTTGCGCTGATGAGCTGGTTCTTCGAGGAGCAACTGGCGAACTTCTCTCCCTATAATGCGAAGCAGGCGCGCGAGGGGTTCCAGATCGTCGGCACATCGGGCACCGTCACGACGGTCGCGGCATCGTTCCTGGGCCTTAGGCGGTATGACCGGACCAAGGTCGACGGTCTGGTGATGACCTCCGACCAAATCGACACGGTGATCCGAGACTATCTGGCGCTCGGTCCCGAAGGGCGCCGCACCGATCCCCGCATCGGGCGCGACCGTCACGCGCTGATCATGTCTGGCGCGGCGATCTTGCAGGCGATGATGCGTATCTGGCCGACCGATCGTCTTTCGGTGGCCGACCGCGGCCTGCGCGAGGGGCTGCTTTATGCACAAATGAGCGCTGACGGCGTTCTGGAAGACGGACCTTACGCATGA
- a CDS encoding virulence factor has protein sequence MPEVTIVYWRDIPAQVIVGKGRRGSKKQLSERFEQAIDRCAMKIGARDTDSYLAEWRKAAPYEVEGEPDAIAESEAARLEAEYDMARLKALIEAGGRA, from the coding sequence ATGCCTGAAGTCACCATCGTCTACTGGCGCGACATCCCGGCCCAGGTCATCGTGGGTAAGGGCCGGCGCGGGTCCAAGAAGCAGTTGAGCGAGCGGTTCGAGCAGGCCATCGACCGCTGTGCCATGAAGATCGGCGCGCGGGATACGGATTCCTACCTCGCCGAATGGCGCAAGGCGGCTCCTTACGAGGTGGAGGGTGAACCCGATGCCATCGCTGAGTCAGAGGCGGCGCGGCTGGAAGCCGAGTACGACATGGCGCGGTTGAAGGCGCTGATCGAAGCGGGCGGCAGGGCCTGA
- a CDS encoding methylenetetrahydrofolate reductase: protein MALFNFRREAPTAPQADSAALEAFLTGYSIEVMPRTAEKIEDFRALLPKGTRVYIAHIEGTPIEDMVATAKRLNAEGFPVMPHFPARIIPSKAVLLDWIARYRGEADVKQALLLGGGVNTPAGDFDSSMQMIETGAFDGFERLHVAGHPEGNKDIDKDGGDAIVLKALQWKQDFANRTDAKMAIATQFCFESDPVIAWVKRLADAGVTMPVHIGVAGPAKLQTLIKFAVSCGVGASLRVLQKRALDVTKLLLPYEPGEFLAGLAAHKAANPAFGIEQVHFFPLGGIKTNAQWVTEHGGRAGQPANA from the coding sequence ATGGCACTGTTCAACTTCCGCCGCGAGGCACCCACTGCGCCCCAGGCAGATTCCGCTGCGCTTGAAGCCTTCCTTACCGGTTATTCGATCGAAGTGATGCCCCGCACCGCAGAGAAGATCGAGGATTTCCGTGCGCTGCTGCCCAAGGGCACCCGCGTCTACATCGCCCACATTGAGGGCACCCCGATCGAGGACATGGTCGCCACAGCCAAGCGGCTGAACGCCGAAGGCTTTCCGGTCATGCCGCACTTCCCGGCCCGGATCATTCCATCGAAGGCCGTATTGCTTGACTGGATCGCGCGTTACCGCGGCGAGGCCGATGTGAAACAGGCCCTGCTTCTGGGCGGTGGCGTGAACACCCCGGCAGGAGACTTCGACTCGTCCATGCAGATGATCGAGACCGGCGCCTTCGACGGCTTCGAGAGGCTTCATGTTGCCGGCCACCCGGAAGGCAACAAGGACATCGACAAGGATGGGGGCGACGCCATCGTGTTGAAGGCCCTGCAATGGAAGCAGGATTTCGCCAACCGTACTGATGCCAAGATGGCCATCGCCACCCAGTTCTGCTTTGAATCCGATCCAGTGATTGCCTGGGTCAAGCGTCTTGCCGATGCCGGCGTGACCATGCCGGTGCATATCGGTGTGGCTGGTCCTGCCAAGTTGCAGACGCTGATCAAGTTCGCTGTCTCCTGCGGCGTGGGCGCTTCGCTGCGCGTGTTGCAGAAGCGGGCGCTGGACGTGACCAAACTGCTTCTGCCCTACGAGCCGGGCGAGTTCCTTGCGGGCCTGGCGGCCCACAAGGCCGCCAACCCGGCCTTCGGCATCGAGCAGGTGCACTTCTTCCCGCTTGGTGGCATCAAGACCAACGCCCAGTGGGTGACCGAACACGGCGGCCGTGCCGGCCAGCCCGCCAACGCTTGA
- a CDS encoding methyltetrahydrofolate cobalamin methyltransferase produces MTRTVLESKTKTVVIGFDEPFCVIGERINPTGRKKLAAELEAGNFETVIKDALEQVACGATVLDVNSGAVFTNKMAEDARYADNNFVEPPLMKALIEIIQQTVEVPLCIDSSVPAALEAGLAACEGRPLLNSVTGEEERLERVLPLVKKYNVPVVAISNDDTGISPDPDVRFAVARKIVERAADHGIPAHDIVVDPLVMPVGAMASAGQQVFALVRRLRDELGVNTTCGASNISFGLPHRHGINGAFLPMAIGAGMTSAIMNPVRQQEMEAIRAANFLMNHDPNGGEWIRFAKVLEAVEGGMTFAEASAAASAATSGRRGGRRARG; encoded by the coding sequence ATGACCCGTACTGTCCTTGAGTCCAAGACGAAGACCGTCGTGATCGGCTTCGACGAGCCCTTCTGCGTGATTGGCGAGCGCATCAATCCCACGGGCCGCAAGAAGCTTGCGGCCGAGCTGGAAGCCGGGAACTTCGAGACCGTCATCAAGGACGCGCTGGAACAGGTGGCCTGTGGCGCGACGGTCCTGGACGTGAACTCGGGCGCGGTCTTCACCAACAAGATGGCCGAAGACGCCCGCTATGCCGACAACAACTTCGTCGAGCCGCCGCTGATGAAGGCGCTGATCGAGATCATCCAGCAGACGGTCGAGGTGCCGCTGTGCATCGACAGCTCGGTGCCGGCGGCGCTGGAGGCGGGGCTTGCGGCCTGCGAGGGGCGGCCTCTGCTGAACTCGGTCACCGGCGAGGAAGAGCGGCTGGAGCGGGTGCTGCCGCTGGTCAAGAAATATAACGTGCCGGTCGTGGCGATCTCGAACGATGACACGGGCATTTCGCCGGACCCGGATGTGCGGTTCGCGGTAGCCAGGAAGATCGTGGAGCGGGCGGCGGATCATGGCATCCCGGCGCATGACATCGTGGTGGACCCGCTGGTGATGCCGGTGGGGGCGATGGCTTCGGCCGGGCAGCAGGTCTTTGCCCTGGTGCGGCGGCTGCGCGACGAGCTGGGGGTGAACACGACCTGCGGGGCCTCGAACATCTCGTTCGGCCTGCCCCACCGGCATGGGATCAACGGGGCCTTCCTGCCCATGGCGATCGGGGCCGGCATGACTTCGGCCATCATGAACCCCGTCCGCCAGCAGGAGATGGAGGCGATCCGGGCCGCCAACTTCCTGATGAACCACGACCCCAACGGGGGCGAGTGGATCCGGTTTGCCAAGGTGCTGGAAGCGGTCGAGGGCGGCATGACCTTTGCCGAGGCCTCGGCGGCGGCTTCGGCCGCGACCTCGGGCCGCCGGGGCGGGCGCCGGGCGCGGGGCTGA
- a CDS encoding DUF1254 domain-containing protein: MPTRRRILTLPLAAGLAAIWGANRAAATEPAQDEELAYAIGVQAYLWSYPMMDLYRTLWETTLDPARGHDRGLNEFFRFDRLITHEDDWVITPNNDTIYDRVFFDLRAQPLILSIPATDRQYWFPVGDMRHDYNANLSWDTVGRAGGDFALCPPGWVGVLPEGVRRVDMATPLGFTLGRYAVAGSDDLPAALALQAQVRLVPLDQWGRADVTRPVPDAAAFPIFTRAGLTDARAYFTTLNEVLRLTPRPGNAADAAMAAWLAEISMAPTEQFDWDALSAAAQGGLTRAVAEGHRIIAARMQRAVPIVNNWQVARLDPKISGDPVIAAAAAMLGLIWNPMEVSTYDVGFLDAEGKPLTGADRYVLTFDPPPPVNAFWSVTMYDAATQLFVESPINRYSIGDRTPGLMTDEDGTVSIYLQHDAPTDPVERANWLPAPAGPFYLVTRHYSPQAEILTGDWQPPFIQRRQG, translated from the coding sequence ATGCCCACCCGCCGACGCATCCTCACCCTGCCGCTCGCCGCCGGCCTTGCCGCGATCTGGGGCGCAAACCGCGCCGCTGCCACCGAACCCGCACAGGACGAGGAACTGGCCTATGCCATCGGCGTGCAGGCCTATCTCTGGTCCTATCCGATGATGGACTTGTACCGGACCCTCTGGGAAACCACGCTCGACCCCGCGCGCGGCCATGACCGCGGCCTCAACGAATTCTTCCGCTTCGACCGCCTCATCACCCACGAGGATGACTGGGTCATAACCCCCAACAACGACACGATCTATGACCGCGTCTTCTTCGACCTGCGCGCGCAGCCCCTGATCCTGTCCATCCCCGCGACCGACCGGCAGTACTGGTTCCCCGTCGGCGACATGCGCCACGATTACAACGCCAACCTGTCATGGGATACGGTGGGGCGCGCGGGCGGCGATTTCGCCCTTTGCCCGCCCGGCTGGGTTGGCGTGCTGCCCGAAGGCGTCCGCCGGGTGGACATGGCAACCCCGCTCGGTTTCACGCTTGGCCGCTATGCCGTTGCGGGCTCAGACGACCTGCCCGCAGCTCTCGCGCTGCAGGCCCAGGTGCGACTTGTTCCGCTCGACCAATGGGGCAGGGCGGACGTCACCCGCCCGGTGCCGGATGCCGCGGCCTTCCCCATCTTCACCCGCGCCGGGCTGACCGATGCCCGCGCCTATTTCACCACGCTGAACGAGGTGCTGCGCCTCACGCCCCGGCCCGGCAATGCCGCCGATGCGGCCATGGCGGCCTGGCTTGCCGAAATCTCCATGGCGCCGACGGAGCAGTTTGACTGGGATGCCCTGTCGGCCGCTGCGCAGGGGGGGCTGACCCGCGCCGTGGCCGAAGGCCATCGGATCATCGCTGCGCGGATGCAGCGCGCCGTGCCCATCGTGAACAACTGGCAGGTGGCTCGACTCGATCCGAAGATCAGCGGCGATCCGGTCATTGCCGCTGCCGCCGCCATGCTGGGCCTGATCTGGAACCCGATGGAGGTCAGCACCTATGACGTGGGTTTCCTCGATGCCGAAGGCAAGCCGCTGACCGGCGCCGACCGCTATGTCCTGACCTTCGATCCGCCGCCGCCAGTCAACGCCTTCTGGTCGGTGACGATGTACGACGCAGCGACGCAGCTTTTCGTGGAAAGCCCGATCAACCGCTATTCCATCGGAGATCGCACGCCGGGCCTGATGACGGACGAGGACGGGACGGTTTCGATCTACCTTCAGCACGACGCGCCGACCGATCCGGTGGAACGCGCCAACTGGCTTCCCGCGCCCGCCGGGCCCTTCTATCTGGTCACGCGGCACTACTCTCCGCAGGCAGAGATCCTGACGGGCGATTGGCAGCCCCCCTTCATCCAGCGCCGGCAGGGCTAG
- a CDS encoding Crp/Fnr family transcriptional regulator has protein sequence MEREEALAVLASRGWLAESPAGFRDQVLAGARLRRVQGGTTITLGGEEADDFVGLAQGTIAVTSILGRAGTPVTHLVHAVSWLGYGSLLLDRPRVVTAEARGEVWIAVVPKGRLLPLLDEVPQGWRPFMRLLAEYGDTSATIAADLLIPSSEGRLAATILRFAGQRRAGPAPAAADRLPVTQAELAAAANLSRNAAGRILRRMAAAGLVALDYRGLEVRNAVGLRGLADRDGG, from the coding sequence ATGGAACGGGAGGAGGCCTTGGCGGTGCTGGCATCGCGGGGGTGGCTGGCCGAGTCGCCGGCGGGATTCCGTGATCAGGTGCTGGCCGGTGCCCGGCTGCGCCGGGTGCAGGGTGGGACCACGATCACGCTTGGCGGGGAAGAGGCGGATGACTTCGTGGGTCTGGCGCAGGGAACCATCGCCGTAACCTCGATCCTGGGGCGGGCCGGGACACCTGTGACACATCTGGTTCATGCCGTTTCCTGGCTGGGCTATGGGTCGCTGCTTCTGGACCGGCCGCGCGTGGTGACGGCCGAGGCGCGGGGCGAAGTGTGGATTGCGGTGGTCCCGAAAGGGCGCCTCTTGCCGTTGCTGGATGAGGTGCCGCAGGGGTGGCGGCCCTTCATGCGGCTGCTGGCCGAATATGGCGATACAAGCGCGACGATTGCCGCGGATCTCTTGATCCCGTCCTCGGAAGGGCGTCTGGCGGCAACGATCCTGCGCTTTGCCGGGCAGCGCCGCGCGGGGCCGGCGCCCGCGGCGGCTGATCGGCTGCCGGTGACGCAGGCCGAACTGGCCGCGGCGGCCAACCTTTCCCGCAATGCGGCGGGGCGGATTCTGCGGCGGATGGCGGCGGCGGGCCTTGTCGCGCTGGACTATCGCGGGCTGGAGGTGAGGAACGCGGTGGGGCTGCGCGGGCTGGCCGACCGGGACGGCGGCTGA
- the hflX gene encoding GTPase HflX, with amino-acid sequence MLPPKDDRAPDETRAYVVHPDIRSAQGRRLPEHRLAEAVALAAALPGLTVMGSDVVRLPRVQPGTLFGSGKVDELGARFKELGVGLVLVDGPVSPVQQRNLEKEWGVKLLDRTGLILEIFADRARTREGVLQVELAALSYQRTRLVRAWTHLERQRGGFGFVGGPGETQIESDRRAIDDQVVRLKRQLEKVVKTRELHRAARAKVPFPIVALVGYTNAGKSTLFNRMTGAEVLAKDMLFATLDPTMRGVVLPSGRKVILSDTVGFISDLPTQLVAAFRATLEEVLAADLILHVRDISHPETGEQAADVAEILASLGVKGGTPMFEIWNKLDLVPEGQHDALVAQAAARTNVFAVSALTGEGIARLLDAVSMAFDEERSQRELALSFAEGRKHAWLHAEGVVISETQTDEGWTMEVSWTARQEKRFRDL; translated from the coding sequence ATCCTCCCCCCGAAGGACGACCGCGCGCCGGACGAGACGCGCGCCTATGTCGTGCATCCCGACATCCGCTCCGCCCAGGGCCGCCGCCTGCCCGAACACCGCCTGGCCGAAGCCGTGGCATTGGCCGCAGCCCTTCCCGGGCTCACCGTCATGGGGTCCGACGTGGTGCGCCTGCCGCGCGTCCAGCCCGGCACGCTCTTCGGGTCCGGCAAGGTCGATGAACTCGGCGCCCGCTTCAAGGAACTTGGCGTCGGCCTCGTGCTGGTCGATGGCCCGGTCAGCCCGGTGCAGCAGCGCAACCTGGAAAAGGAATGGGGCGTCAAGCTTCTGGACCGCACCGGCCTGATCCTGGAAATCTTCGCCGACCGCGCCCGCACCCGCGAAGGCGTGCTGCAGGTGGAACTCGCCGCCCTCAGCTACCAGCGCACCCGCCTTGTCCGCGCCTGGACCCACCTCGAACGCCAGCGCGGCGGCTTCGGCTTCGTCGGCGGCCCCGGCGAAACCCAGATCGAATCCGACCGCCGCGCCATCGACGATCAGGTGGTCCGGCTCAAGCGCCAGCTGGAAAAGGTGGTCAAGACGCGCGAACTGCACCGCGCCGCCCGCGCCAAGGTGCCGTTCCCCATCGTGGCGCTGGTGGGCTACACCAACGCCGGCAAGTCCACGCTCTTCAACCGCATGACGGGGGCAGAGGTCCTGGCCAAGGACATGCTCTTCGCCACGCTCGACCCCACCATGCGCGGCGTCGTACTGCCCTCGGGCCGCAAGGTGATCCTCTCCGACACCGTGGGCTTCATCTCCGACCTGCCCACCCAGCTTGTCGCCGCCTTCCGCGCCACGCTGGAAGAGGTGCTCGCCGCCGATCTCATCCTGCACGTCCGCGACATCAGCCACCCGGAAACCGGCGAACAGGCCGCCGACGTGGCCGAAATCCTCGCCAGCCTTGGCGTCAAGGGCGGCACGCCCATGTTCGAGATCTGGAACAAGCTCGACCTGGTGCCCGAAGGCCAGCACGATGCACTGGTGGCTCAGGCCGCGGCACGCACCAATGTCTTCGCCGTCTCCGCGCTGACGGGCGAGGGGATCGCGCGCCTGCTCGACGCCGTGTCGATGGCCTTCGATGAAGAACGCAGCCAGCGCGAGCTGGCGCTCTCTTTCGCCGAAGGGCGAAAGCACGCCTGGCTCCACGCCGAAGGCGTGGTCATCTCGGAAACCCAGACCGACGAGGGCTGGACGATGGAGGTCAGCTGGACCGCCCGGCAGGAAAAGCGTTTCCGCGATCTCTGA
- the hfq gene encoding RNA chaperone Hfq, with protein sequence MAADKQNLQDAFLNHVRKAKVPVTIFLINGVKLQGVITWFDNFCVLLRRDGQSQLVYKHAISTIMPGGPINLYEGED encoded by the coding sequence ATGGCCGCAGACAAACAGAACTTGCAGGACGCTTTTCTCAATCACGTCCGGAAGGCAAAGGTTCCCGTCACCATCTTCCTCATCAATGGCGTGAAGCTTCAGGGCGTCATCACCTGGTTTGACAATTTCTGCGTGCTCCTGCGCCGCGATGGTCAATCGCAGCTCGTCTACAAGCACGCCATCTCCACGATCATGCCCGGCGGGCCGATCAACCTCTACGAGGGCGAAGACTGA
- a CDS encoding TrkH family potassium uptake protein produces MLRRLADLPILVILLALAGLAMLLPAAHATVLDDDRLARIFAQSAGLVLTGALMLALATAGQRTTVLQGYLAGLAAAYLALPVVFALPFVLALRDTTFANAWFEMVSCFTTTGATLYDSPDRLAPSLHLWRALVGWLGGFYTLAVAGAILPAMNLGGYEVITGRTPGRGNAGLSQITRTADPAERLARQAVTLFPPYAGITILLWIVLLLTGEDGLVALSHAMSTLSTSGISPGVDFEEVRAGFLGELAVFAFLCLALSRRFLPGPAILGRSPRIVDDPELRLAAVILAVVSTVLVLRHLYSVDIASGIPGVSEALRAWWGALFTALSFLTTTGFESSEWDVARDWLGTGSPGLVLAALAVIGGGVATTAGGVRLLRILALFRLGQRELEQVIFPSSVGGGGSDARRLRGEGAYAAWVFFMLFATSIGVVTAALTLAGVEFEPALVFGLSALTLTGPLAEVAGGVPFDWAALGLPAKAILAMAMIVGRLEILAVLALLSPALWRR; encoded by the coding sequence ATGCTGCGCCGGCTCGCCGATCTGCCGATCCTGGTGATCCTGCTGGCGCTGGCGGGCCTTGCCATGCTGTTGCCCGCCGCCCATGCCACAGTGCTGGACGATGACCGCCTGGCCCGCATCTTCGCCCAGTCCGCGGGCCTCGTCCTGACCGGGGCGCTCATGCTGGCCCTGGCAACCGCCGGCCAGCGCACCACGGTCCTTCAGGGCTATCTCGCCGGGCTTGCCGCCGCCTATCTTGCCCTGCCCGTGGTCTTCGCCTTGCCTTTCGTGCTGGCGCTGCGCGACACCACCTTCGCGAACGCCTGGTTCGAGATGGTGTCCTGCTTCACCACCACCGGCGCCACGCTCTACGATTCGCCCGACCGGCTCGCCCCCAGCCTGCATCTCTGGCGGGCGCTCGTGGGCTGGTTGGGGGGCTTCTACACGCTCGCCGTGGCCGGGGCGATCCTTCCAGCCATGAACCTCGGCGGCTACGAGGTCATCACCGGGCGCACGCCGGGCCGGGGAAATGCCGGCCTGTCGCAGATCACCCGGACCGCCGACCCGGCCGAACGCCTGGCCCGCCAGGCCGTCACCCTGTTTCCGCCCTATGCCGGGATCACGATCCTTCTGTGGATCGTCCTCCTGCTCACCGGCGAGGATGGCCTCGTCGCGCTCAGCCACGCCATGTCCACGCTGTCCACCAGCGGCATCAGCCCCGGCGTCGATTTCGAAGAGGTCCGCGCGGGCTTTCTGGGCGAGCTGGCCGTCTTCGCCTTCCTTTGCCTCGCGCTCTCGCGCCGCTTCCTGCCCGGCCCCGCCATCCTTGGCCGCAGCCCGCGCATCGTGGACGATCCCGAATTGCGGTTGGCGGCCGTGATCCTGGCCGTGGTCTCCACTGTCCTGGTGCTCCGCCACCTCTATTCCGTCGACATCGCCAGCGGCATCCCCGGCGTGTCCGAAGCCCTGCGCGCCTGGTGGGGCGCGCTCTTCACCGCGCTGTCCTTCCTCACCACCACCGGCTTCGAATCGAGCGAATGGGACGTGGCGCGCGACTGGCTCGGCACCGGCTCGCCCGGCCTCGTCCTCGCCGCCCTGGCCGTGATCGGCGGCGGTGTCGCCACCACGGCCGGTGGCGTCCGGCTCCTGCGCATCCTCGCGCTCTTCCGCCTGGGCCAGCGCGAGCTGGAACAGGTCATCTTTCCCAGCTCGGTCGGCGGCGGCGGCAGCGACGCCCGGCGCCTGCGCGGCGAGGGCGCCTATGCCGCCTGGGTCTTCTTCATGCTCTTCGCCACCTCCATCGGCGTCGTCACCGCCGCCCTGACCCTTGCGGGGGTCGAGTTCGAACCGGCCCTCGTCTTCGGCCTCTCCGCCCTCACCCTCACCGGCCCCCTGGCCGAGGTCGCTGGCGGCGTCCCCTTCGACTGGGCCGCGCTCGGCCTGCCGGCCAAGGCGATCCTTGCCATGGCCATGATCGTCGGCCGGCTTGAAATTCTCGCCGTCCTGGCGCTCCTTTCGCCGGCGCTCTGGCGGCGCTGA
- the trkA gene encoding Trk system potassium transporter TrkA: MKVIICGAGQVGWQIARHLSGERNDVTIVDSNADLVRRAADTLDVRGVAGFASYPDVLERAGARDADMIIAATHSDEVNMVTCQVAHSIFSVPRKIARLRAQSYLDAIYSDLYRAGHLPIDVVISPEREVAEAALQRLAAPAAFDTESFMGGRAHLLGIALTEDCPVLGTPLRQLNELFSTLRAIVVGIRRGDRLFAPDPDDMLFAEDQIYVFTHSEDVARCVEIFGKQARKQERVIIIGGGNVGLAVARALEKRTDRVRTKIIEKDRARAELAADGLERTIVLNGDGMDMDILAEADIDRADAVLVVTDDDKTNLLAAVRAKQAGCPMSIALVNDPTLAPLMAPLDIDAYINPRATTVSSILRHIRHGKVRAIYSIGDAEAEVIEAQVLSTSPLAGKLVRDVEFPEGVLVGALMKGEKVVKPTGDLRIEAGDVIALFAMASDVPEVERLLQVSIDFF; this comes from the coding sequence ATGAAGGTCATCATCTGCGGCGCCGGACAGGTGGGCTGGCAGATCGCCCGCCACCTGTCGGGTGAAAGAAACGACGTCACCATCGTCGATTCCAATGCCGATCTGGTGCGCCGGGCCGCCGACACGCTGGATGTGCGCGGCGTCGCGGGCTTTGCCAGCTATCCCGACGTGCTGGAACGCGCAGGCGCCCGCGATGCCGACATGATCATCGCCGCCACCCATTCCGACGAGGTGAACATGGTCACCTGCCAGGTGGCCCATTCCATCTTCTCCGTCCCGCGCAAGATCGCCCGCTTGCGGGCGCAATCCTACCTCGATGCCATCTACTCCGATCTCTACCGCGCGGGGCACCTGCCCATCGACGTGGTCATCAGCCCGGAACGAGAGGTGGCAGAGGCCGCGCTGCAACGCCTCGCCGCCCCCGCCGCCTTCGACACCGAAAGCTTCATGGGCGGCCGCGCCCATCTTCTGGGCATCGCATTGACCGAGGATTGCCCGGTGCTCGGCACCCCCCTGCGCCAGTTGAACGAGCTGTTCTCCACCCTGCGCGCCATCGTGGTGGGCATCCGCCGCGGCGACCGGCTCTTCGCCCCCGATCCCGACGACATGCTGTTCGCCGAAGACCAGATCTACGTCTTCACCCATTCCGAAGACGTGGCGCGCTGCGTGGAAATCTTCGGCAAGCAGGCCCGCAAGCAGGAACGCGTCATCATCATCGGCGGTGGCAACGTGGGCCTTGCCGTGGCCCGCGCGCTGGAAAAGCGCACCGACCGCGTGCGCACCAAGATCATCGAAAAGGACCGTGCCCGCGCCGAACTGGCCGCCGACGGGCTGGAACGTACCATCGTGCTGAACGGCGACGGCATGGACATGGACATCCTCGCCGAAGCCGATATCGACCGCGCCGATGCCGTCCTTGTCGTCACCGACGACGACAAGACCAACCTCCTGGCCGCCGTGCGCGCCAAGCAGGCCGGTTGCCCCATGTCCATCGCCCTGGTGAACGATCCCACCCTCGCGCCCTTGATGGCCCCCCTGGACATCGACGCCTACATCAACCCGCGCGCCACTACCGTCTCGTCCATCCTGCGCCACATCCGGCACGGCAAGGTGCGCGCCATCTATTCCATCGGCGATGCCGAGGCCGAGGTGATCGAGGCGCAGGTTCTGTCCACCTCGCCCCTGGCGGGCAAGCTGGTGCGCGATGTGGAGTTTCCCGAAGGCGTGCTGGTCGGCGCCCTGATGAAGGGCGAAAAGGTGGTGAAGCCCACCGGCGACCTGCGGATCGAGGCCGGCGACGTGATCGCCCTCTTCGCCATGGCCAGCGATGTCCCCGAGGTCGAGCGCCTGCTGCAGGTCTCGATCGACTTCTTCTGA